One Natrinema marinum genomic window carries:
- a CDS encoding GNAT family N-acetyltransferase, whose amino-acid sequence MYVRDAKNREEVWLLDHIESMGLDETAFRSRDYVVAVDEESGEKAGFGRIRVHKPGGAADVCELTSIGVLEGWRGQGVGAHVVERLVEYAGDEGFDTVYTLTGEGAYLARFGFQQIGEADLPDVLQDRLEAKRDGSDPDAVPLSIDVAEFGMPERFRKAFKRAPEGRDEADTEESAEDFGIDPESATYKYDTGR is encoded by the coding sequence ATGTACGTGCGGGACGCGAAAAACAGGGAGGAGGTCTGGTTGCTGGACCACATCGAATCGATGGGTCTCGACGAGACGGCGTTCCGCTCGCGTGACTACGTCGTCGCAGTCGACGAAGAGTCGGGCGAGAAGGCCGGCTTCGGCCGTATCCGCGTCCACAAGCCCGGCGGCGCGGCGGACGTCTGCGAACTGACCAGCATCGGCGTCCTCGAGGGCTGGCGCGGCCAGGGCGTCGGGGCCCACGTCGTCGAGCGGCTCGTGGAGTACGCCGGCGACGAGGGGTTCGACACCGTCTACACGCTGACCGGCGAGGGCGCGTATCTCGCGCGGTTCGGCTTCCAGCAGATCGGGGAGGCCGATCTGCCCGATGTCCTCCAGGACCGACTCGAGGCCAAGCGCGATGGCTCCGACCCGGACGCGGTACCGTTGTCGATCGACGTCGCCGAGTTCGGGATGCCGGAGCGGTTCCGCAAGGCGTTCAAGCGCGCTCCCGAGGGCCGCGACGAGGCCGACACGGAAGAGTCCGCAGAGGATTTCGGAATCGATCCCGAATCGGCGACGTACAAGTACGATACCGGCCGATGA